TTGATAGTTTCAATAGAATTAGAAATGATATCAATTTTTACAAAAAGCTCGTTTCAAACGTAAAAAACATCCAAAATGATTTTTCATGGGAAAGAATATTTGTTGAAGTTTATGAGCTTTAAATTTTCATAGTTTATTTTTTTAATTTTAGAACCATTTTATCTTTTTAAAATGTTAATCATTATTGTACTCATTATTGGATGAGAAATTTTATAAGATAAACTTCATAATCAATTGGAATCATAAATTCGACAATATTTACATTTTATATTTACGAATAATATCTCCATTTTCTGATTCTGAAATCTCACTGTAGACACCCAGTCAATTTCCCGTCAAGATTGAATCTCCTAAATCTAAAATTAATTTATATGTATCAACCAAAGCAAAGTTGTCACTCATTTCATTAAAATCATCTTCTTAAACTCAACATTTGACTCTGATTTTAAGCAACAAAAATATACTCCGCTAGAAATATCCTTGTTGAGCCAAGTAAAAGTATGAGAACCTTTTGTAGCTATACCAGAATAGATGATATCAATTTCGCTTCCTGAATCATTAAAAACTGATAGTCTGACCATTTCTGTTCTTTCCAGTTCAAATCTTAGATTTGTCTCAGGATTAAACGGATTCGGATAATTTTGTTTTAATTTATTAGTATTTGGAAGGTTTTCATATATCTTAACAGGATTATCTTCATATTTCACCAGCCAAAAATCATATGCTCCATTACCAAAACTATTAGTAAATCCTGTGATGATAAATTGATTATCTGTGATGTGTTTTATTGATCTGAAACTATCGCTACCTTCACCTCCTAGAGTGACATTGTATACTTCATTACCTTCAAGATCGTATTTAAGAACATATCCATCAGTTGTGCAATTTAATGGATGGTTATAACTTCCAGCAACTAAAATTCCATCTTCAGTGGCTTCACATACAGTATAACCATAATCGTAAAAACTACCTATTTCTTTATTTCTTTTCCATATGAGATTCAAATCTGTATCAATTTTAATTACGCCAATATCCATAGGATCCACACCTTCTTTTGAAGTAGAACCACTTATGCATAAATTACCATCAGATAATGAACAAATGGAATAACCAGTATCATAGTCTATCTGACCACTTCCCATAACCCAGTAAGCATTTTCAGAAACAAGATTACCATTCAGATCTGTTTTAAAAACTGCTACTTCTTTATTGTTTCCAGATGAATTTCCTGGTGTATCAAACTTTGCAGTAGACCCTGTTGAATAATAGAACCCATTAAATTCAGTAGTACAATATCCTAGATCAGAACTTGGACTTCCAAAAGTTTTAGTCCATAATGTATCTCCATATGTGTCGAATTTTAACAACCATAGATCGCCCTCTCCTTGACCAAATGATTCTGTGGTTCCAGTAACTAGATAATTATTATCACTGGTTTTGATAATTTTTTCTGCGAAATCGTTTTTCTCGCCACCAAATTGATAAAGCCAATCATAATTTCCTTCATGATCAAAATGAGCAATAAAAAGATTAAATGAACTTCCTAAGCTTCTATCAATAATTCTGCCAGATATTGTAAAACCTTCATTTGAGATATCATTAACTACTGAGTTTCCGAATATCCACCCATCGATTTCATGTTTTTTTAGCCATAACTGATTACCATCTTCATCAGTTTTGATTAAGCTTAAATCTGTCTTTAAGTCATTAGGGTTATAGCTATAACCAATCATCAAGAAATTGTTATCATCAGTAATAACGATATCTCTTGCTCCATCTGATAATTCAGTACCAAATGTTTTACTCCATATAAAGTTATCAGCTACGGCAAAATATTTAACAAGTAAAATTAAAAATATTATAGACTTCAGCATAATTACTTTCCTTTCCTTAAGTTTCGACTATTTTCAAGTGCATTTACTAAAGCATTGAAAATTTGCTCGTTGTAGAATTGACCTCTAGTAGAAGTAACAATATTTCCATCGACAACTGGTAAAATATTTTGTCCATCATAGATACCACCAGCAGCCAAAACCTCATTTAGAAATATATTTCCATTTCCAGCTTTGCCTGTTACGTGCTTTCCATTGATTACATCTGCTGCTGCAAGTACTCTCATTCCTGCACATGTTGCTGAAACTACTAAACCAGCTTCATTTGCATTGTGAATAAGTTCAAGACATTCTGGTGAATTTTTAAGATCCATATAGGCTGTACTTCCTACCACTAACCAACTACTTGAAGCAACTACAACACAATCATAAACCGTAACATCTGTTATATCTGAGATCTTTATATCTACAGGATAAGAGTTGCTCCCCTGACTTGAACTGTAGTTACATGGCTGAACGGTACTATCTACAGCTGTTAAAGTTACTTCCCATCCATAACTATCCATCATCTCACGTATAAGATGAGTGTTTAATCCAAAATACTTCGGAAGAATTACCAAAGCTTTAACATTCTCTGCCACTATTGTTGAAACAAACAACAGAGTTAATACTACTACACTTACTTTCATAAGCACTCCTTTCAATCTTTTAAACAAAATCTAAAAAGACTGACACAGTGTACGTCAATAACAATTTTTTTTCTGAGACTTGACAAACACGGTGTCAGAGATGTTATAATTTTCTATATTACTATTTAAGGATTGGAGATTTGATGAAAAAAATTGTAGTGTCGACTTTTGTTGGGAATAAACAAGACCTAAATGATACATTATTGATGGCTGAAAGTGTGAAGAGATTTTCTATAAATGAAGATATTCTAATACTTGTTTATTACGCGAGTTGTTTACAGGTAGATAAGCATCTGGAACAGGTATTTGAAAATTTAAATATTCAAGCGGAAAGTCTAAAACTTGACCAAAAAATCTTAGATTTTCCTTATGCTGCGAAAGTTTTTGCGTCCTCTTCTGCAGAAAAAATTGCTCTTGCAAATGATATGGATTTAATCTGGATTGATCCTGATAATATATTTCTAAAATCACTTAAATTGATAAAAATCCCTGAAAGCAAGAAGATAGGATTAAGACCAGTATACTTACTAAATATTGGATCGAAGATAAATGAAGAGCCGAATGATTTCTGGAAATTTATTTATAGAGATTGCAGAACAGATATTTCAAAGATTTTTCCAGTTGAAACGATAGTAGATAAAAAAATAGTTAGAAATTACTTCAATGTAGGTTTTATGTACATTAAACCTAAGTATGGAATTTTAAATAAGTGGGCTTCAAACTTTAGAAAAGTATTGTATAATGAAAATTATACACGTTTTTATTCTGATAATCTCTATAAAGTTTTTGTTCATCAGGCTGTTTTTTCAGCAACTTTATCCGAGCTTTACGATAAAAATGATATTGAAATTTTTGATAAAAGCTTTAGTTTCTCTCTCTATTTTCATGGTAAAAATCCAAATACAACAAATGAATTCTCTGAAGTATTTAACTTAAGACATGAATGGTTTTGGAATATTCATAACTGGGAAAAAATACTACCATTTAGTCCTGAGATAAATACTTGGATAATCGATAAAAGAAAATTATGGAGTTAATTTGAAATCAGACTTTAAGAAATATACGATAGGGGAAGTTTCAAAGATGACCGGAGTGCAAATTAAAACTTTGCAAAGATGGGTAGATAAAAAGTATGAAGGTATGGCGATCACTTCATCTGAAAAAAGGGCTAAGAAAAATGCCGAAAAAAATCAGCAATTAATAGAGATTGAAATTGACGACAAAGGGTATAGATTTTTCACAAGAAAGGATATTGAAAAAATTCTGGTAATTAATTTGTACCGAGATATTGGTATGAGTTATGAAGATATACGATTAATTTTAAATGATGAAGTAAAGTTTAGGGATAGTTTAATTTTACATCAAAAAAGATTAAGGAAAATAATTGATCATAATGAAAAGAATTTAAGAGATATAAAATCAATATTACGCTTTGAAAAGGATGAAGATCAATTTATTGCCATTCAAGAGTTAAGCCAACGTATATCTCCTATTACATTTGAAAATCTTGATTTGACAAAGAAAAATATTACAAAACCAGTGCTTCTAGAAAATTTTGTATGGAATGATGAGGGTGCTCTAAAATCGTGTTTGGATTTTCTTGGGATAGATATAACCAACCAATGGCTTCTTGGTCCTTCTCTATTTGTTTTAAATATTCATGAAGATGTGATCTATGACGGAATGGAAAAATGGTATGATGGATACACTGGTAGAATGGATAAATTAAAAAGAGATTTAGGAATCCATGAGATTAAAATTACAGCCAATAAAATTGATCCGTATTTTAGACAAAATCAGAAAATTGCATTTGATGAAGTAAAGGAAGCTATCAATAACAATTTCCCAGTTTATGCGTGGGAACTTGAAAACTGCGAATACTATATAATTAATGGCTATTCTGAAACAGGATATTTCTACTCAGGCCCAGATTGTCCGCCTGTCAGTGGTCCAAAACATTATGAAGACTTAGCTGATAGTAATTGGGGGTGGCTGGAAGTCCACATAGTTCATCCAGGTTCATCGAGTTCAAATATAATTTATTTAAAAGAAGTGATTGAGATTGTACTCGATCATAGTAAAAATTTACCTTATTGGATTCAAAATGGTTTTAAATCGGGATTGGAAGCTTACGACCTGTGGATAGAAGGAATTGTTAATAATAGAGCTGACTTTAAAGGAGTTGCCTCGAATATTTCATTCTGGACAAATAGAAGAAAGCAGGCTATTAGTTTTCTAATTGAAGCCGACAATAAAACTGAAAATTTCTTTCATAAAATTTTTGTAGATTTAATAAATCTATACAATTTGATTTATAATGAATTTTTGCAGATGGAATATAGTTTACTCAATACAGATGAGGCTATTTACCAATTGAATGATAAGATCAAAGATGATTTAATTTCTGGGCTTGGGAAATTAAGGAAATTGGAGGAAAGTGCGTATAGTTGTTTTGAGAAACTGCTAGTGAAGGTAAATTCTAATATATTGCCTCCATTTAACTTTACACTTAAAAATGAAAAAAAAGACCACTACTCATTAGAGAGGTTAAATTATGATCTGTTTAATAAATACAGAATAGATTTAAACGAAAGTGAAGAGAACTACCTGTTAAAGAGATTGAATGACACCTTTTCACATATTCTGGTTTTAACTAAAAATTCAATTTATAAAGGTTTTATAAGCGGAAAAATTAAAAAAGATAAAATTAATAATTCAATTGCTTATGGTCATATCGACAATATATCATTCGATGAAGAGTTAAATAAAGAGGAGATCCTAAAAAATGCCATTTCTAAAATGAAGGAATTTTTTGTTAATAACGAAGCTAAGGAGATCTTTCTAGATAGTAAAATTTGTAAGCAGATTGATTTTGTTGATTTTGGATTCGAAGAATATAATATCAGATATCGATTGAGACTGGATAATGATGCATAAAATTAATGTTTAACAAATAATCAGTATTAATCTATGTCTTCATAAGCCTGAGGTTTGAACCTTGGAGTACACAATGCATAGAAAACTAAGTCTTCAGAGCCTGTGTTTGTAATTCGTTGTCGACATCCGGGAGGAATAATTACAACATCTCTTGCATTAACAACCTGTGCTGTTAAATTGCCGATCTCTACAATGCCTTTCCCTTCAAGGATGATATATCTCTCGGTTGTGCCAATCAACCGATGCCATTTAGTTGTAATTCCAGGTTCGACTCTGGCCAAAGCAATCGATAATTCATCGTCTAGTTCAGAATTTGAAAGTTCTGTGATGTAACATTGTTCTTCAGTGTAGAACTCTGATTCTGGTTTATATTGAAAAATTTTTGGTTTCATTTTTCCTTTTCTTATATAATTTTTTATGAACTAATGTAACTTACTATAATCTTCAAAACAATCATTAACTTTTTTTTGTAATTTAGTTAAGTATTTAAAATTTCAATAACTCAGACAACTATATCACCAAATAGTGCAAAATATTTTTTTTTGATTTTGTCCTAAAATATGCAAATTAGCTAACATTAGCTGGTAAAATCTAAAGTACTTTTTATTTGAATAAAAAAGCTTTTGAAAAATGCATAAGAACAAATATATTTCATCTATTACGGATAACAGTAAGTTGAGAAAGCTTGATTATTGATACTATTATAAAATTAAAAATGAAGGTATAAGAATGGATAAATCAAGAGAGTTAACCGCAAAAATAAAGCTAGTAAACGACAAGCTTCATTTTTCAGGTAGTGTAGATTCGAACGATCCAATTTCAATTGACTATATATCACCAATTGGAGATGATTTGGGTTATACTTCGTTAGAATTATTACTTCTAAGTTTATCATCTTGCGTTGGAAGTTCAATTTTGGTGATTTTACGTAAAATGCATAAAAGCATTGCTGGATTGGAAATAAATACTACTGGACTAAGAAATGAGAATCATCCGACATGTTTTCACACGATAAATTTAGATTTAAATCTTCGATCACCAAACACTTCATTCGAGGAATTAAATAAAGTAATATCACTTTCTGAAGAGACATATTGTCCCGTTTGGGCTATGTTGAAAGGCAATGTAGAAATAAAGATAAATTCAGAGATTATATCATCTTAGATCTTACACAAAATGAATTTATATATGTATTTTACTCTTTAAACCATTCCATGACAATTTTGATGGTTTCATCCCATCCATTTTGAATGTTTCCACTAATGTCATTGAAAGAATGATCAGCATTTTCTATAAACATCAGCTTGACGTTCTTTCCCTTAGAGAGTAAGTCTAAATACGCAATATTTACAGATTCAGGAAATACAGCTTTGTCTTGACCTCCTTGAATGAGAAGAATTTTACCATCATATTTATCTAGTTCATCGATTACAGATGTTTTTAAAAAGGATGACCATCTTAAGTATGAATGCCCCATAAATTGCTTGTTAACATTACTAGAGTCTTTTAAAATTTCCGCCCAATTATCTAGTACGATCTTTTTTCTTGCGTCTGAATCTGGTTCATCTCCAAAAAACTCTCCTTTTTCAGCTAGCTTGTATAAGCAATAAAGCTGAGAAATTCCTCCACCTGCAAGAATAGCTACATTAGATACAGTATTGTTCATCTCTTTTGCAACTTTTGAAACAACTAAACCTCCTTCAGAATGCCCAGCAAGTAGTATTTTATTTTTATCAATATTTTCATTTTCTATTACATAGATCAATACTTTTTTTATTCTCTCACACCAACTTTCTAAGCAAAATCTACTATTAAAATCATTAGAAGTCTCCTTTTGTAGAAACTCTACTCCAGGCTTTTCAATGATCAAGAATCTTGCAAAATCTTTACTGTTTTTATACCATGAGTAATGTCCCATAGATGGAATAATTTTGTTGTTACGTAATGAAAACAATGAATTAGAACCTGATCCTTGTATGTAAACTACGAGAGGAATATTGGATTGTTTTATATTGTTGGACATGTAAAATGTAATTGTATCGTTGTCATACATTTCATATCGAAAAAATGGCAGGTCTGCAATTTTCTCATGGTTGATATTAAATGCTAATAATGAATTAACGCAAATTATGATAATTATTATCAATAGTTTTATACTAAATTTCCCAAGCATCAACATATTACTCCTATTTTTTAATTTATTCTTTTAGATCAATTTTATGATTGTAACAACTCAAAACTCCACTAACCTCTGTATTCCAGTGTATGGATGAAGTTCAATAAGATCAAAATCAATAATTCTTCTTTCTACAAGGGGTAATCTGTTAAGTAATCTTTTTGCAGAATCTTTGCAATCACATTCCAAAATAAGCACGGCTGATTTTGTTTCAGAAAAATAAATTTCTCTAAGATTTCCTTCCAGAAGTAGTTTATAAACTTCTTTAGCTTCATCTATTAGAACTATTTCATTCTCACTCCAATCTACTTGACAGATCTCTTTTTCTATAGCAAGTATTTTCAAGTGAACCTCCAAAATTTATAAATTCGTAATAATCATAATATCTATTCTATCCCTTGTTGAAGCTTCCTTTACCGTACAATCAATTTACCTCATATTGATAAACGATTAAATGATTTTATTATTTAAATGCTTCAGCTAATTTAAACATTAGAGGATCGGTTGTGATTTCATTATTAGTCATTATTGATATTGAAACATGATTTTCAATACAATGAAATAAATTTGTTTTAAATCCAAATCCTGTAAATTGTCCAGCATGTCCGATGTAGCTTGCTTCTTTACCAGGAACTAAAATCTTGATTAACCTGATACCCCTTCCATAAAAAACTTCAACACTATCATTTCTTTCGCATAGTCTTAGATTTGATAAGAGTTTTATCAATGATTCTGAATTCAAAATCTCACCAGATAATAGCTTGTTAAAAAAGTTAGTAAGCTCTGTCGGAGTGCTTGAAAAAGCACCAGCACCATGAGGTGCCGTTACATAATTTGAGCTTACTGGAATTATATAATCACCGTATAGATCAAAACTTGCAGTAATAAAACTATTACAGTTATCGTCATCTAAATAGTATATATCGATTAAACCTACTTTTGATTTAATATTTTGTTCGAAAATCTCACTCACTGATTTTCCTGTAACTTTTCTCGCAATGATGCCAAGTAGTACATAACCAGTGTTCGAATAATGAAATGCAGAGCCTGGTGTGAACAACTTTTTATTTTGTTCTGATACAACAAGTTCAACGAGTTCCTCTTCACTCCAAATTCTAATGCCATTATTGAATTTTTTTAAAATTTCATAAGTAACAATCCCAGAAGTATGAGAGAGAAGATGATCAATAGTAACATCTTTAAACAACTTCTCATTTGGAAACCATTTAATTATCTGATCATCTAAAGATAGTTGCTCATTTTCGATTAATGAGAATATTAAAGTAGACATAATCAATTTTCCACAACTAGCAGTATGAAATTGAGTAGAGGAATCAACACTAATGCTTTTCTCTGAATCAGAGAAACCTCGATAGCTATTCCAAGGGTAACTATCCTTGAAGTTGACAGAAATACCAATTCCTTCTGAATTTGTTGTGGATAGAAAATTATCAGTGATTTCATTTAGCAAATCTGATATTGAATCATTTAGAACAATCGAGCTGGGATTCAAAACTTCATTTATGTCAAGATTAGTAGTTTCTTGATGATAAAAAATTTCAGGCTCAATTACGA
This genomic stretch from Candidatus Delongbacteria bacterium harbors:
- a CDS encoding DJ-1/PfpI family protein, which encodes MKVSVVVLTLLFVSTIVAENVKALVILPKYFGLNTHLIREMMDSYGWEVTLTAVDSTVQPCNYSSSQGSNSYPVDIKISDITDVTVYDCVVVASSSWLVVGSTAYMDLKNSPECLELIHNANEAGLVVSATCAGMRVLAAADVINGKHVTGKAGNGNIFLNEVLAAGGIYDGQNILPVVDGNIVTSTRGQFYNEQIFNALVNALENSRNLRKGK
- a CDS encoding T9SS type A sorting domain-containing protein is translated as MLKSIIFLILLVKYFAVADNFIWSKTFGTELSDGARDIVITDDNNFLMIGYSYNPNDLKTDLSLIKTDEDGNQLWLKKHEIDGWIFGNSVVNDISNEGFTISGRIIDRSLGSSFNLFIAHFDHEGNYDWLYQFGGEKNDFAEKIIKTSDNNYLVTGTTESFGQGEGDLWLLKFDTYGDTLWTKTFGSPSSDLGYCTTEFNGFYYSTGSTAKFDTPGNSSGNNKEVAVFKTDLNGNLVSENAYWVMGSGQIDYDTGYSICSLSDGNLCISGSTSKEGVDPMDIGVIKIDTDLNLIWKRNKEIGSFYDYGYTVCEATEDGILVAGSYNHPLNCTTDGYVLKYDLEGNEVYNVTLGGEGSDSFRSIKHITDNQFIITGFTNSFGNGAYDFWLVKYEDNPVKIYENLPNTNKLKQNYPNPFNPETNLRFELERTEMVRLSVFNDSGSEIDIIYSGIATKGSHTFTWLNKDISSGVYFCCLKSESNVEFKKMILMK
- a CDS encoding cupin domain-containing protein; this encodes MKPKIFQYKPESEFYTEEQCYITELSNSELDDELSIALARVEPGITTKWHRLIGTTERYIILEGKGIVEIGNLTAQVVNARDVVIIPPGCRQRITNTGSEDLVFYALCTPRFKPQAYEDID
- a CDS encoding OsmC family protein, yielding MDKSRELTAKIKLVNDKLHFSGSVDSNDPISIDYISPIGDDLGYTSLELLLLSLSSCVGSSILVILRKMHKSIAGLEINTTGLRNENHPTCFHTINLDLNLRSPNTSFEELNKVISLSEETYCPVWAMLKGNVEIKINSEIISS
- a CDS encoding beta-lactamase family protein, which codes for MNTIKLILSLLVMLLVSSCKNSINGDKDLFVIEPEIFYHQETTNLDINEVLNPSSIVLNDSISDLLNEITDNFLSTTNSEGIGISVNFKDSYPWNSYRGFSDSEKSISVDSSTQFHTASCGKLIMSTLIFSLIENEQLSLDDQIIKWFPNEKLFKDVTIDHLLSHTSGIVTYEILKKFNNGIRIWSEEELVELVVSEQNKKLFTPGSAFHYSNTGYVLLGIIARKVTGKSVSEIFEQNIKSKVGLIDIYYLDDDNCNSFITASFDLYGDYIIPVSSNYVTAPHGAGAFSSTPTELTNFFNKLLSGEILNSESLIKLLSNLRLCERNDSVEVFYGRGIRLIKILVPGKEASYIGHAGQFTGFGFKTNLFHCIENHVSISIMTNNEITTDPLMFKLAEAFK
- a CDS encoding MerR family transcriptional regulator; the encoded protein is MKSDFKKYTIGEVSKMTGVQIKTLQRWVDKKYEGMAITSSEKRAKKNAEKNQQLIEIEIDDKGYRFFTRKDIEKILVINLYRDIGMSYEDIRLILNDEVKFRDSLILHQKRLRKIIDHNEKNLRDIKSILRFEKDEDQFIAIQELSQRISPITFENLDLTKKNITKPVLLENFVWNDEGALKSCLDFLGIDITNQWLLGPSLFVLNIHEDVIYDGMEKWYDGYTGRMDKLKRDLGIHEIKITANKIDPYFRQNQKIAFDEVKEAINNNFPVYAWELENCEYYIINGYSETGYFYSGPDCPPVSGPKHYEDLADSNWGWLEVHIVHPGSSSSNIIYLKEVIEIVLDHSKNLPYWIQNGFKSGLEAYDLWIEGIVNNRADFKGVASNISFWTNRRKQAISFLIEADNKTENFFHKIFVDLINLYNLIYNEFLQMEYSLLNTDEAIYQLNDKIKDDLISGLGKLRKLEESAYSCFEKLLVKVNSNILPPFNFTLKNEKKDHYSLERLNYDLFNKYRIDLNESEENYLLKRLNDTFSHILVLTKNSIYKGFISGKIKKDKINNSIAYGHIDNISFDEELNKEEILKNAISKMKEFFVNNEAKEIFLDSKICKQIDFVDFGFEEYNIRYRLRLDNDA